GGTTACAGGCTTTGATATCAATGCCGATCGTGTACGTGATCTGCGTTCGGGCTTTGATAAAACCCGCGAAGTTTCTAACGCTGATTTAACGGCTGTATTGGAAGCAAATAGTGAAAAAAACGGTCTGTCAATAAGCGGTAATCCGGCTGATTTAAATGATGCCGATGTATATATCGTAACCGTACCCACCCCCGTGGATAAACATAACCGGCCGGACCTTACACCGCTATATAAAGCGAGCAAAGTAGTGGCCAATGCATTAAAGCCGGGTAATATAGTTATTTACGAATCAACCGTATACCCCGGCGTTACCGAAGATGAATGCGTGCCGGTTCTCGAAAGGATATCGGGCATGACCTTTAATACCGATTTTTTTGTTGGCTATTCGCCGGAACGGATCAACCCCGGCGACAAAGAGCATACAGTTACCCGCATTAGAAAGGTAACATCGGGCTCTACGCCCGAAGCTGCTGAAGTGATAGATACATTGTACCGGTCTATCATCACCGCGGGCACTTACAAGGCGGCATCTATAAAAGTTGCTGAGGCTGCAAAGGTTATTGAGAATGCCCAGCGCGACATAAACATTGCTTTTGTAAACGAGCTGGCAAAGATATTCTGCAAAATAGGTATCGATACACGCGATGTACTTGACGCGGCTTCAACCAAATGGAACTTCCTGAAATTCAGTCCGGGGCTGGTTGGCGGGCATTGTATCGGGGTAGATCCGTATTACCTGTCGCAAAAGGCACAGGAGGTAGGGTATCATCCCGAAATAATACTGGCAGGCCGTAAGCTTAATGATGGCATGGGGGAATATATAGCTCATGAGGTGATTAAGCTGATGGTTAAAAAGGACATACCCGTGAAAAACGCCAACATTTTAATAATGGGTATAACTTTTAAGGAAAATTGCCCTGATGTGCGTAACACCAGGGTTGTTGATATTGTACATACCCTGCAGGAATTTGACGGCAACATCACCATTTACGATCCGCTGGCTAATTGCCAGGAAGTTAAACATGAATTTGGGCTTGAATGCGTAAATGAGCTGGACGATACCACCATTTTTGATGTGGTGATACTTGCAGTTGCGCACGATGAATTCAAAGCTATAGATATTGAAAGGTTATGTTATGGCCATAAAGTGATATATGATGTAAAATCAGTATTGCCTAAAGAATTGGCCGATGCAAGATTGTAACGCTATGCAACTGAAAAAATATCACACCGGTTCAATAAGCAACTGCTCGTTTTTAGTAACAGGGGGCGCGGGGTTTATTGGTAGCCACCTGGCAGCTTACCTGCTGGCTCACGGGGCAGGCAAAGTACGCGTACTGGATAACTTTTCAACCGGTTCAAAAGCCAATGTAGCGCCGTTTGTACAAAATGCTTCATTTGAGTTGCTGAAAGGCGACATCAGAGATGCTGATACCTGCGAGCGAGCAATGCAAGGAATTGACTATGTATTGCACGAGGCCGCGTTAGGTTCAGTCCCCCGTTCCATTACCGATCCGGCAACAACAAACGATGTAAACATTACCGGTTTTTTAAACATACTTACAGCGGCTAAAGAAGCAGGCGTAAAGCGCATGGTGTATGCCGCAAGCTCAAGCACTTATGGCGACAGTAAGGAGTTACCAAAAGTAGAAGAGCATATCGGGAAGCCGCTTTCACCCTATGCGGTAACCAAGTATGTAAATGAGTTGTATGCCGGTGTGTTTGCAAAAGTTTATGGGTTTAATACTATTGGCCTTAGGTACTTTAACGTTTTTGGGCCGGGGCAAAACCCTGCCGGGCCATACGCGGCTGTAATACCGCTTTTTATGAAAGCCGCGTTAACTAACCAATCGCCTAAGATAAACGGCGATGGCTTAACAAGCCGCGATTTTACCTTTGTTGATAATGTAATACAAGCCAACATAAAAGCCCTTTTTAAAGATGAAATAAGTGGACACGAGGTATTTAACATAGCCTGCGGCAGCCGTACCACCTTAAATGAACTATGGCGATATATAACCGATTGTGCCGGGATAAACACCACAGCTGTTTACGGTGATGAGCGGAGCGGGGATGTTAGGCATAGCCTGGCATCTATACAAAAAGCGGCAGATATTTTGGGCTACATTCCGGAGGTGCCTGTACAGCAAGGGTTGAATATTACATACCAATGGTATAAGATGCAGTATGACGTTCATCACCCGGTTTAACCCTTAACCTTATGTTAAAAAAGGTATTTCAAAAAGGTATTTCAAAAAACTACTACTGGGCATTTTTAGGTAACCTGGCCAGTGCGGCAAGCCAGTGGGTGGTGCTAATGCTTATTTCAAAATTATACGGCACAGCGCAAATGGGCTCCTACTCGCTGGCATTGGCCTGGATACTGCCTTTATACGCCTTCTTCTCCTTGCAAATCAGAAATATTCATGTGGCCGACCAGGCAAACAGTTATGGGTTTAATCTTTTCTTTCAGCTGCGCTTATTGGGTGCGGTTTTATTCTTTATCACTGTATGTTTAATAGGCGTTTTGTTTTATAAGCATATACTGCTGGTTTTTGTATTCGGCGGTTTGTTTAAGGTGTTTGAAATGATAAGCGACATGATACATGCCGAATTTCACAAGCGAAGCAAAAATGAGGTATATGGTAAAATGCTACTGCTGCGCGCTGTACTTGCTATTGCACTCAATCTGCTGTTGTTCCGTGCATTACCGTCGTTTCAGGTAGGTCTTATTTCGTTACCCATCGCCTACTTAATTACCATGCTGATTGATTTCAGGCTGCTTGGTAATTTAGGTATCAGTATCAGCTTTGATATAAATAAACCCATGCTTAAAAAGCTGGCAGGCACGGGTATACTCACAGGCCTGTCATTATTGCTTTTGTA
This Mucilaginibacter defluvii DNA region includes the following protein-coding sequences:
- a CDS encoding nucleotide sugar dehydrogenase, which gives rise to MSLTINTIDPRIAVIGLGYVGLPLAVEFARKYKVTGFDINADRVRDLRSGFDKTREVSNADLTAVLEANSEKNGLSISGNPADLNDADVYIVTVPTPVDKHNRPDLTPLYKASKVVANALKPGNIVIYESTVYPGVTEDECVPVLERISGMTFNTDFFVGYSPERINPGDKEHTVTRIRKVTSGSTPEAAEVIDTLYRSIITAGTYKAASIKVAEAAKVIENAQRDINIAFVNELAKIFCKIGIDTRDVLDAASTKWNFLKFSPGLVGGHCIGVDPYYLSQKAQEVGYHPEIILAGRKLNDGMGEYIAHEVIKLMVKKDIPVKNANILIMGITFKENCPDVRNTRVVDIVHTLQEFDGNITIYDPLANCQEVKHEFGLECVNELDDTTIFDVVILAVAHDEFKAIDIERLCYGHKVIYDVKSVLPKELADARL
- a CDS encoding lipopolysaccharide biosynthesis protein gives rise to the protein MLKKVFQKGISKNYYWAFLGNLASAASQWVVLMLISKLYGTAQMGSYSLALAWILPLYAFFSLQIRNIHVADQANSYGFNLFFQLRLLGAVLFFITVCLIGVLFYKHILLVFVFGGLFKVFEMISDMIHAEFHKRSKNEVYGKMLLLRAVLAIALNLLLFRALPSFQVGLISLPIAYLITMLIDFRLLGNLGISISFDINKPMLKKLAGTGILTGLSLLLLYLLPNIPRFILEKFRNSFELGLYSGYSALVIFSRIFVQSVVQNSLPRLARHYDEDNLSGFLSILKKEGLMVTVLGLLQFSLLPIANWLFPILFNRDFIGNNMLLSLIFCGSIFSFIAFVLNNGINAMKMFSIQLPVYSILTILSLVLGWLIIPYYGLNGAGMVYLLMNILLCIMLISTMLFRLKSRQKAIHNQLTTRLEVC
- a CDS encoding SDR family oxidoreductase, whose product is MQLKKYHTGSISNCSFLVTGGAGFIGSHLAAYLLAHGAGKVRVLDNFSTGSKANVAPFVQNASFELLKGDIRDADTCERAMQGIDYVLHEAALGSVPRSITDPATTNDVNITGFLNILTAAKEAGVKRMVYAASSSTYGDSKELPKVEEHIGKPLSPYAVTKYVNELYAGVFAKVYGFNTIGLRYFNVFGPGQNPAGPYAAVIPLFMKAALTNQSPKINGDGLTSRDFTFVDNVIQANIKALFKDEISGHEVFNIACGSRTTLNELWRYITDCAGINTTAVYGDERSGDVRHSLASIQKAADILGYIPEVPVQQGLNITYQWYKMQYDVHHPV